The proteins below are encoded in one region of Penaeus chinensis breed Huanghai No. 1 chromosome 25, ASM1920278v2, whole genome shotgun sequence:
- the LOC125038673 gene encoding uncharacterized protein LOC125038673 — protein sequence MLRLLTLVSLACVALADDGELMKVPTYLMNYILDCKRQSIESGYGVPVYQTNIKQSGTSQHVSLLDLDELEDSLKQSVHNEAVVAHVLTQVNDAVRTATDNPKSRSDCSVENHIQIAIPPQEIDEFNDRVQMLIQQNSFLLLEQMNTLFAFKLRSLKSDLEKVIKRRYNALESKLDLIMGALGVEMPEEPKPTTDDDVDNPVTEMPEIITDSVFPSLVPQPVPSPEPEPVATPGPFPQPEPTVQPAPEPIAEPVTTVQPAPEPFAEPEPTSRPDPDDDDDDDLDFTERPDDANDPTSGDESSDEDSGSSSGFVRTPQQPASVVSHSGFGFMRPIVSRPFTRRKVQRPSSFWRDRLETHRASVASHRAQRRRERIPQRSALDSRYGELLPFSRPVPTRRDRISIARKEYQEALRSGALYMGF from the exons ATGTTACGACTGTTGACTTTAGTGTCGCTGGCGTGCGTCGCTTTGGCCGACGACGGCGAGTTGATGAAAGTGCCCACGTACCTCATGAACTACATCCTGGACTGCAAGAGGCAATCGATCGAGAGCGGCTACGGAGTCCCTGTCTATCAGACGAACATCAAGCAGTCGGGGACGTCGCAGCACGTGAGTCTCCTGGATTTGGATGAGCTCGAGGACTCGCTGAAGCAGTCGGTGCACAACGAGGCGGTGGTGGCGCACGTCCTGACCCAGGTGAACGACGCGGTCAGGACGGCCACCGACAACCCGAAGTCAAGGTCCGACTGTTCGGTCGAGAACCACATCCAGATCGCCATTCCCCCGCAGGAGATAGACGAGTTCAACGACCGCGTGCAGATGCTCATTCAGCAGAACAGTTTCCTTCTTCTGGAGCAGATGAACACACTCTTCGCCTTCAAACTGCGCTCGCTGAAGAGTGACTTGGAGAAGGTGATTAAGCGGAGGTACAACGCCCTCGAGAGCAAGTTGGACTTGATCATGGGAGCGCTCGGCGTCGAAATGCCCGAGGAACCCAAGCCAACTACTGACGACGACGTCGACAACCCCGTGACTGAAATGCCGGAAATCATCACCGATTCCGTGTTCCCGAGCCTAGTCCCGCAGCCCGTCCCCAGCCCAGAACCCGAGCCGGTGGCAACGCCCGGCCCCTTCCCGCAGCCCGAACCAACGGTACAACCGGCTCCCGAACCCATTGCAGAACCAGTAACGACGGTACAACCGGCTCCCGAACCCTTTGCAGAACCAGAACCGACGTCTCGACCAGAtcccgacgacgatgacgacgacgacctAGACTTCACGGAGCGACCTGACGACGCGAACGACCCCACCTCAGGCGACGAGTCGAGTGACGAAGACTCAGGGTCCTCCAGTGGCTTCGTCAGGACGCCACAGCAGCCGGCTTCGGTGGTGTCTCACAGCGGCTTCGGCTTCATGCGGCCCATCGTGTCCCGCCCCTTCACGCGCCGGAAGGTCCAGCGCCCCAGCAGCTTCTGGCGCGATCGCTTAGAAACGCATAGGGCGTCAGTGGCATCCCACAG AGCTCAACGGCGCCGGGAAAGAATTCCACAGAGGTCAGCCTTGGATTCACGTTACGGAGAACTTTTGCCATTCAGCAGGCCAGTTCCAACCAGGCGAGATCGCATCAGCATCGCCCGGAAAGAGTATCAGGAGGCTCTCAGAAGTGGAGCGTTGTATATGGGATTCTAg